The DNA sequence TGTGATGCCCCGCTGCTTTGATATCCCTGCTGTCATGGATGGACTGTGCTCCTGAACTGTGAGTCGGAATAAAGCCTCTCTCCCGGCGACGCGGATGCTGCGAAGGAGGCCGCACTGGTTACGGCGTGCCGCGGCCCGGGATGAAGCCGCCCATTTCAATACAAGCAAGTGAGTTTGATTCTTCAGACGAAGAGCCTAGTGAAGATGAACAGACTCCAATTCAAATTTCATGGCTACCTCTGTCACGAGTGAATTGTTCTCAGTTTCTTGGCTTATGTGCTCTTCCAGGTTATAAATTTAAAGATGTTAGAAGAAATATTCAAAAAGATACAGAGGAACTAAAGAGCTACGGGATCCaagatgtatttgttttctgCACCAGAGGGGAGCTGTCAAAATATAGAGTCCCAAACCTTCTGGACCTGTACCAACAGTCTGGAATTGTCACCCATCACCACCCAATCCCAGATGGAGGGACTCCTGACATAGGCAGCTGCTGGGAAATCATGGAGGAGCTGGCCACCTGCCTTAAGAGCAACCGGAAAACCCTGATACACTGTTACGGAGGACTTGGAAGATCCTGTCTTGTAGCTGCCTGCCTCCTCCTATACTTGTCCGACTCAGTATCACCACAGCAAGCCATAGACAGCCTTCGAGATCTCAGGGGATCTGGGGCGATACAGACCATCAAGCAATATAATTATCTTCATGAGTTCCGGGACAAATTAGCTGCATATCTATCATCAAGAGATTCACTATCAAGATCTGTGTCAAGATAATGAAGATTTCGAATATATGACTAGGTGTGACGTTTCCAAGTTCTCCAGCATAATTTGTATTGAATTACCAAACTTCTAGTGCTACCATCCTGAATATAAATGTTCTGTgcggataaaaaaaaaaaaaaaaaaaaaaaaaaaagcctctctcCCCTGGGTTACGTccccccccg is a window from the Peromyscus eremicus chromosome 9, PerEre_H2_v1, whole genome shotgun sequence genome containing:
- the LOC131920091 gene encoding cyclin-dependent kinase inhibitor 3, producing the protein MKPPISIQASEFDSSDEEPSEDEQTPIQISWLPLSRVNCSQFLGLCALPGYKFKDVRRNIQKDTEELKSYGIQDVFVFCTRGELSKYRVPNLLDLYQQSGIVTHHHPIPDGGTPDIGSCWEIMEELATCLKSNRKTLIHCYGGLGRSCLVAACLLLYLSDSVSPQQAIDSLRDLRGSGAIQTIKQYNYLHEFRDKLAAYLSSRDSLSRSVSR